The Kordia sp. SMS9 genome window below encodes:
- a CDS encoding LytTR family DNA-binding domain-containing protein → MNILNCILIDDEPLARKGLQAYCDAISFLNVVGVCKNALQANEILHQQSVDLIFLDINMPIVSGLDWLKSLASSPPVIMTTAYPQYALESFSYEVIDYLVKPISFERFLQAVNKVYRLTKTTEDEQVFFVKSDKSLKKIHLNEILFVEAMQNYVKIVTTDETIVTHSTLKQLRDHLPDSIFVQTHKSYLISKTHVSEITGNQIVIGDHTIPISVRLKKEVLQQILDA, encoded by the coding sequence ATGAACATACTAAACTGCATATTAATTGACGATGAACCGTTAGCACGAAAAGGCTTGCAAGCCTATTGCGATGCTATTTCTTTTTTGAATGTAGTTGGTGTGTGTAAAAATGCGCTTCAAGCGAATGAAATTTTACATCAACAAAGTGTAGATTTAATTTTTTTGGACATTAATATGCCGATAGTTTCCGGATTGGATTGGCTGAAAAGTTTAGCTTCTTCCCCACCCGTCATTATGACAACGGCGTATCCGCAATATGCATTGGAGAGTTTTTCGTATGAAGTAATTGATTATTTGGTGAAACCTATTTCGTTTGAACGTTTTTTGCAAGCCGTAAATAAAGTCTATCGTTTGACCAAAACAACCGAAGACGAACAGGTGTTTTTTGTAAAAAGTGACAAATCGCTCAAAAAAATTCACCTCAACGAAATTTTATTTGTGGAAGCGATGCAGAATTATGTCAAAATTGTGACTACTGATGAAACGATCGTTACACATTCAACCTTAAAACAATTGCGAGACCATTTGCCTGATTCTATTTTTGTACAAACACATAAATCGTATTTGATTTCTAAAACACATGTTTCAGAAATTACAGGAAATCAAATTGTAATCGGCGATCATACCATTCCGATCAGCGTTCGACTGAAGAAGGAAGTTTTACAGCAAATTTTGGATGCTTAG
- a CDS encoding sensor histidine kinase, whose amino-acid sequence MSKTKLYILVLAHLLFWVLNYVYITTGNLTWMGFDNDSGSLAIVYNYGMFFNAFLCYIQVFWLVPAFFIKHKKVKFWTYSLLFLVGITFVESYLDTRVAIHYNLLDSAVSLPLVIFSVFVQNAFFHVLYSVFGFLYRFLFEYRKSERAKQELLKETHQTELKYLKAQLNPHFLFNGINSVYHLIGNNNALAKDTLLQFSGLLRYQLYESSEALIDLEKELDYVSQYIRLESIRKGDDISVTYTIDFENTSLKIAPLLLTPFIENAFKHISHHDEAKKNTIVITIEEAQQKVQLSVQNSTDQTLQQQSFGGVGLQNVHRRLALLYPEKHDLKITDEKDFYNVDLIIDLS is encoded by the coding sequence ATGTCCAAAACAAAACTGTACATACTAGTCTTAGCGCATCTTCTTTTTTGGGTGTTGAATTATGTGTACATCACCACAGGAAATTTAACTTGGATGGGCTTTGATAATGATTCTGGCTCATTAGCAATTGTATATAATTACGGCATGTTTTTTAATGCGTTTTTGTGCTATATTCAAGTTTTTTGGCTCGTTCCTGCGTTTTTTATCAAACATAAAAAGGTGAAATTTTGGACTTATTCGTTGCTATTTTTGGTAGGCATCACTTTCGTGGAAAGTTACTTAGATACGCGAGTTGCCATTCACTATAATTTGCTCGATTCTGCTGTTTCTTTACCTCTTGTCATTTTTTCGGTGTTTGTTCAAAATGCATTTTTTCACGTTTTGTATTCCGTTTTCGGGTTTTTGTATCGCTTTTTGTTTGAATATCGCAAGTCAGAACGCGCCAAACAAGAGTTATTGAAAGAGACACATCAAACGGAATTAAAATATTTAAAAGCACAGTTAAATCCACACTTTTTGTTCAACGGCATTAACAGTGTGTATCATTTGATTGGCAATAATAATGCGTTGGCAAAAGATACTTTGTTACAGTTTTCAGGCTTGTTGCGCTATCAATTGTATGAAAGTAGTGAAGCGTTGATTGATTTGGAAAAAGAACTCGATTATGTATCGCAATACATTCGCTTGGAAAGCATCCGGAAAGGTGATGATATTTCAGTAACATATACGATTGATTTTGAAAATACTTCATTGAAAATTGCGCCATTATTGCTCACACCTTTTATTGAAAATGCTTTCAAACATATCAGTCATCATGATGAAGCCAAAAAAAATACGATTGTGATTACTATTGAAGAAGCGCAACAAAAAGTACAGTTGTCCGTACAAAATTCTACCGATCAAACGCTACAACAACAAAGTTTTGGCGGTGTTGGTTTGCAAAATGTACACCGACGATTGGCGCTTTTATATCCAGAAAAACATGACTTGAAAATTACTGACGAAAAGGATTTTTATAACGTTGATTTAATAATTGATCTTTCATGA
- a CDS encoding serine hydrolase: protein MKRTLLYFCIIFLSVFSQEKAVNAIDTSNMSAEIAKVIGENAALFPNNTQLSIALIDGETTKYIGIIRQNDSLQHIDNKDAIFEIGSNTKVFTSLLLSHQIHAGNLQLNDKLVNVLPFSMENSPEKATEITLQMLSNHTSGLPRLPQNIFPLLEKNMANPYKDYTVEMLHEYLKSEFTLDNEPGKVSAYSNLGAGLLGYVLTEKTKKTYEDLLQETILKPLGMSHTTTLLSKIDASQLVKGLQPDGTETSNWDFTDALVGAGGMKSNVVDMEKFIRKNFEDDTIYNVPQQATIDINKMVQMGLGWHIVTKEGKTVLFHNGGTGGYLSCMIVDKKNKKAALLLSNVSAFSPQGPNIDNLCFTLISLL, encoded by the coding sequence ATGAAACGAACACTCCTTTATTTTTGCATTATTTTCCTTTCGGTGTTTTCGCAAGAAAAAGCCGTCAACGCGATTGATACAAGCAACATGTCTGCCGAAATCGCCAAAGTGATTGGCGAAAATGCAGCACTTTTTCCGAATAATACACAGCTTTCTATTGCGCTGATTGATGGCGAAACCACCAAGTATATCGGAATTATTCGCCAAAACGATTCCCTTCAACATATAGATAATAAAGACGCTATTTTTGAAATTGGCTCTAATACGAAAGTGTTTACCTCGCTCCTACTTTCGCATCAAATTCATGCAGGAAACCTTCAACTGAATGACAAATTGGTTAATGTGTTACCGTTTTCAATGGAAAATTCCCCTGAAAAGGCAACAGAAATTACGCTACAAATGCTTTCCAATCATACTTCAGGTTTGCCAAGATTGCCACAAAATATCTTTCCACTGTTGGAAAAAAACATGGCGAATCCGTATAAAGACTACACCGTTGAAATGTTGCACGAATATTTAAAAAGTGAATTTACACTCGACAATGAACCTGGAAAAGTGAGTGCCTATTCCAATTTAGGTGCTGGATTGTTAGGATATGTTCTCACAGAAAAAACTAAGAAAACCTATGAAGATTTGCTGCAAGAAACGATTTTAAAACCTTTAGGAATGAGTCACACTACAACGCTTTTATCAAAAATAGATGCTTCACAGTTGGTAAAAGGGTTGCAACCTGACGGCACCGAAACGTCTAATTGGGATTTTACAGACGCCTTGGTTGGTGCTGGTGGAATGAAATCGAATGTAGTTGATATGGAGAAATTTATCCGTAAAAACTTTGAAGATGATACAATTTATAATGTGCCGCAACAAGCTACGATTGATATTAATAAAATGGTTCAAATGGGTTTGGGCTGGCATATTGTAACCAAAGAAGGAAAAACCGTGTTGTTTCACAATGGTGGCACTGGCGGCTATTTATCGTGTATGATTGTTGATAAGAAAAACAAAAAGGCCGCTTTGCTCCTGTCCAATGTTTCAGCCTTTAGTCCGCAAGGTCCAAATATTGATAATTTATGTTTTACTTTGATATCGCTTTTGTAG
- a CDS encoding SPFH domain-containing protein, with amino-acid sequence MPISPYYVVAGVLAIIILLGTFFIVKQQTAAIIERFGRFQSIRQSGLQLKIPLMDRIAGKLSLKIQQLDVIIETKTLDDVFVRLKVSVQYKVIRDKVYDAFYKLDYPHDQITSYVFDVVRAEVPKMKLDDVFVKKDDIAIAVKAELNDAMMEYGYDIIKTLVTDIDPDAQVKAAMNRINAADREKTAAQYEGDAQRILIVEKAKAEAESKRLQGQGIADQRREIARGLEESVEVLNKVGINSQEASALIVVTQHYDTLQAIGQETNSNLILLPNSPQAGSNMLNDMVASFTASNQIGEAMKKTKNNKKDEL; translated from the coding sequence ATGCCAATAAGCCCATACTATGTTGTTGCAGGAGTACTTGCCATTATTATCCTATTAGGAACCTTTTTTATTGTAAAACAACAAACCGCTGCTATTATTGAGCGTTTTGGTCGTTTTCAAAGCATTCGTCAGTCAGGATTACAGTTAAAAATTCCGCTGATGGATAGAATTGCAGGAAAATTAAGTTTAAAAATTCAGCAATTAGACGTTATTATTGAAACCAAAACTTTAGACGACGTTTTTGTGCGTTTAAAAGTTTCTGTTCAATACAAAGTGATTAGAGACAAAGTGTACGACGCTTTTTATAAGTTGGATTATCCGCACGATCAAATTACCTCGTATGTTTTTGACGTTGTACGTGCCGAAGTGCCAAAAATGAAATTGGATGATGTCTTTGTAAAGAAAGATGACATTGCCATTGCCGTAAAAGCAGAATTGAACGATGCCATGATGGAATACGGATATGACATCATTAAAACCTTAGTTACCGATATTGATCCGGATGCGCAAGTAAAAGCTGCCATGAACCGAATTAATGCGGCTGATAGAGAAAAAACAGCAGCGCAGTACGAAGGTGATGCACAACGTATTTTAATCGTTGAAAAAGCAAAAGCAGAAGCAGAAAGCAAGCGTTTGCAAGGACAAGGTATTGCCGATCAGCGTCGTGAAATTGCGCGCGGTTTGGAAGAATCTGTTGAAGTATTGAACAAAGTAGGTATCAATTCGCAGGAAGCTTCTGCCTTAATCGTAGTAACACAGCATTACGATACGCTACAAGCTATTGGACAGGAAACCAACAGTAATTTGATTTTACTACCAAACTCACCACAAGCAGGAAGCAATATGTTAAACGATATGGTGGCTAGTTTTACGGCAAGTAATCAAATTGGTGAAGCGATGAAAAAGACAAAAAATAACAAAAAAGATGAGCTATAA
- a CDS encoding outer membrane beta-barrel protein → MQKPTYFTLVAITLLFVTNSFAQGRYDNYNRLGISAGIHQFDIRTNDLVTTKSTGFQAGLSTRGTVARHFDMIYFLHLNFHEFNVMGRQTLLSENVEIPFNLLAAKVGVLGSYKIIEKHLSVEFGPALQLSDKFEIDSEFEDFILQGYDTFTAKEARQTSQFNLMGVIGVSAGFQSFKISLQYEYGFSNVLSKLTVDNNKLKGNIEQLSVLATFYL, encoded by the coding sequence ATGCAAAAACCTACGTACTTTACATTAGTAGCAATTACACTACTTTTTGTTACAAATTCGTTCGCTCAAGGTCGCTATGACAACTATAATCGCTTAGGAATATCCGCCGGAATTCATCAATTTGACATTCGTACCAACGATTTAGTCACTACAAAATCAACGGGTTTTCAAGCAGGTTTATCCACGCGCGGAACGGTTGCTCGACATTTTGACATGATCTATTTTTTACATCTTAATTTTCACGAATTCAATGTTATGGGAAGGCAAACGTTGCTCTCTGAAAATGTGGAAATTCCCTTTAACCTGTTGGCTGCCAAAGTAGGAGTGTTGGGAAGTTATAAAATCATCGAGAAACATTTGAGTGTAGAATTTGGTCCAGCCTTACAACTTTCAGATAAATTTGAAATTGATAGCGAGTTTGAAGACTTTATTTTACAAGGATACGACACATTTACCGCAAAAGAAGCACGCCAAACATCGCAATTCAATTTGATGGGCGTTATTGGAGTTTCGGCAGGATTTCAATCGTTTAAAATCTCTTTGCAATACGAATATGGATTTTCCAACGTTTTAAGTAAACTCACAGTTGACAATAACAAACTCAAAGGAAACATAGAACAGTTGAGTGTTTTAGCCACCTTCTATTTGTAA
- a CDS encoding OmpA family protein — protein MKKVLFIIFIFFISCKTNQNVVVTGNTLEIISDDFGPFTVHTEKLIFKSGTDELIENYTSEILAISKIIKKISDEYTVEISGHTDSVGDKDLNFALSQKRAEKIKKLLIQQGCEASKLVAKGYGETRPLASNKTKNGRQQNRRIEIIVIEN, from the coding sequence ATGAAAAAAGTTCTATTCATCATTTTTATTTTTTTCATTTCGTGTAAAACGAATCAAAATGTAGTCGTAACGGGAAATACTCTAGAAATAATTTCGGATGATTTTGGTCCTTTTACAGTACATACAGAAAAATTAATTTTCAAAAGTGGTACCGATGAACTGATTGAAAATTATACCTCAGAAATTTTAGCCATTAGTAAAATCATCAAAAAGATTTCTGATGAATATACTGTTGAAATTTCTGGTCATACGGATTCGGTTGGAGACAAAGATTTAAACTTCGCATTATCACAAAAAAGAGCGGAGAAAATTAAAAAACTTTTAATTCAGCAAGGTTGTGAAGCTTCAAAATTGGTTGCCAAAGGTTACGGAGAAACTAGACCTTTAGCATCAAACAAAACTAAAAATGGAAGACAACAGAATCGAAGAATTGAAATTATAGTTATTGAAAACTAA
- the gltX gene encoding glutamate--tRNA ligase has protein sequence MTKKVRVRFAPSPTGPLHIGGVRTALFNYLFAKKHGGDFVLRIEDTDQSRFVEGAEAYIVEALEWCGIPFDEGVGKDGGFGPYRQSERKHLYKQYADQLIEKGHAYYAFDTSEALDGHRKEHETKGKTFIYNWHNRLKLTNSLSLSAEEVQAKLAADEPYVIRYKSPQDEILHLKDIVRGDVEIDTNILDDKILYKSDGMPTYHLANIVDDHLMEITHVIRGEEWLPSLALHYLLYRSFEWEAPVFAHLPLILKPTGKGKLGKRDGAKFGFPVFPLEWNDPKTEETFDGFREDGYFEDALINFLAFLGWNPGTEQEIFSLNDLIEEFDLERINKAGARFDIDKMKWFNQQYMQLKSNESLAVAFQKEREELKDIDINYIEMVVAQMKERVSFVKELWDASHFFFVAPTEYNEKARKKSLKEGTEDILKKLIAIIESTDDYTVESLQTNIKGWITSNEIGFGKVMQPLRFALAGALSGPDLFTIMFMIGKQETIKRIEKVIEML, from the coding sequence ATGACTAAAAAAGTTCGTGTTCGTTTTGCACCAAGTCCCACAGGACCGCTACATATTGGAGGCGTTAGAACTGCCTTATTTAATTATTTATTCGCTAAAAAACATGGTGGAGATTTTGTGTTGCGTATTGAAGACACTGATCAAAGCCGATTTGTAGAAGGTGCAGAAGCATATATCGTAGAAGCTTTAGAATGGTGTGGAATTCCGTTTGATGAAGGTGTTGGAAAAGATGGCGGATTTGGTCCGTACCGACAAAGTGAGCGCAAGCATTTGTACAAACAATACGCGGATCAATTGATTGAAAAAGGACATGCGTATTACGCGTTTGACACTTCTGAAGCATTAGATGGACACAGAAAAGAGCATGAAACCAAAGGAAAAACCTTTATTTATAACTGGCACAATCGTTTAAAATTGACGAATTCTTTATCGCTTTCGGCGGAAGAAGTACAGGCAAAATTAGCTGCTGACGAACCGTATGTAATTCGTTACAAATCGCCACAAGATGAAATCTTACATTTAAAAGACATTGTTCGTGGTGATGTAGAAATTGATACCAACATTTTAGATGATAAAATATTGTACAAAAGCGACGGAATGCCAACCTATCACTTGGCAAATATTGTAGACGATCATTTAATGGAAATTACACACGTAATTCGTGGAGAAGAATGGTTGCCTTCGTTAGCATTGCACTATTTATTATATCGTTCGTTTGAATGGGAAGCACCTGTTTTTGCACATTTACCATTGATTTTAAAACCTACAGGAAAAGGAAAATTAGGAAAACGCGATGGCGCCAAATTTGGCTTTCCTGTGTTTCCACTAGAGTGGAATGATCCAAAAACGGAGGAAACATTTGATGGTTTTCGTGAAGATGGATACTTTGAAGATGCATTGATCAATTTCTTAGCTTTTTTAGGATGGAATCCAGGAACGGAACAGGAAATCTTTAGCTTGAACGATCTTATTGAGGAGTTTGATTTGGAACGCATCAACAAAGCAGGTGCACGTTTTGATATTGACAAAATGAAGTGGTTCAACCAGCAATACATGCAGTTGAAATCTAACGAAAGTTTGGCAGTTGCGTTTCAAAAAGAACGTGAAGAATTGAAAGATATTGATATCAATTACATAGAAATGGTCGTGGCACAAATGAAAGAACGTGTTTCTTTTGTCAAAGAATTGTGGGATGCAAGTCACTTTTTCTTTGTAGCACCAACCGAATACAACGAAAAAGCACGTAAAAAATCTTTAAAAGAAGGCACCGAAGACATTTTAAAGAAATTGATAGCAATTATCGAATCTACCGACGATTATACCGTAGAAAGTTTGCAAACCAACATCAAAGGTTGGATTACCAGCAACGAAATTGGTTTTGGAAAAGTAATGCAACCATTGCGTTTTGCGTTGGCAGGCGCATTGAGCGGACCTGATTTGTTTACCATTATGTTTATGATTGGAAAACAAGAAACCATTAAGCGTATTGAGAAGGTGATTGAGATGTTGTAG
- a CDS encoding alkane 1-monooxygenase: MRDLKYLAAFSTPLVAAIALYLKGYYTFLTPIYAFGVIPLMELIFSQNTENLSEAEVEEKSINPVFDWLLYLNIPVVFGLLIITLYNVSTGMYATYEFIGLIFSTGIVLGSNGINVAHELGHRKTQYEQIMAKILLLPSMYMHFFVEHNFGHHLHAATKEDPATARYNQVVYSFWITSTVRQYINAWKIQQNLRKRGNFSFFSFKNNMLWFTLLQIGFLASIFFFLGSLAFMFAVASAVVSFLLLETINYIEHYGLLRKKLASGRYERVREIHSWNSNHVIGRIVLYELTRHSDHHYKASKKYQLLDCHEKSPQMPFGYPTSLVMALIPPLWFKVMNKRIPAEMVAIAK; the protein is encoded by the coding sequence ATGAGGGACTTAAAATATTTAGCAGCATTTTCTACACCATTAGTTGCTGCAATTGCGCTGTATTTAAAAGGATATTATACATTTTTAACGCCAATATATGCTTTTGGAGTGATTCCGTTGATGGAATTGATTTTTTCACAAAACACAGAAAATTTATCGGAAGCAGAAGTCGAAGAAAAGTCTATAAATCCTGTTTTTGATTGGTTGCTGTATTTGAATATTCCGGTCGTTTTTGGATTATTAATCATTACACTTTACAATGTTTCTACAGGAATGTATGCAACCTACGAATTCATCGGATTGATTTTTTCTACAGGAATCGTTTTAGGTTCTAATGGTATCAATGTGGCGCATGAATTGGGTCACCGAAAAACGCAGTATGAACAAATTATGGCAAAAATATTACTCTTGCCTTCGATGTACATGCACTTCTTTGTAGAGCACAATTTTGGACATCATTTGCACGCCGCTACGAAAGAAGATCCGGCAACGGCACGCTACAATCAAGTGGTATATTCGTTTTGGATTACCTCAACAGTGCGACAATATATCAACGCCTGGAAAATTCAACAAAACTTACGCAAACGTGGAAATTTTTCATTCTTTTCATTTAAAAATAACATGTTGTGGTTTACGCTGCTGCAGATAGGCTTCTTGGCGAGTATTTTCTTTTTCTTAGGAAGTTTGGCGTTTATGTTTGCAGTGGCAAGCGCAGTGGTAAGTTTTTTACTCTTAGAAACCATCAATTACATAGAACATTACGGATTGCTCCGAAAAAAATTAGCTTCTGGGCGTTACGAACGTGTGCGCGAAATCCACTCTTGGAATTCCAATCACGTTATTGGGCGTATTGTACTGTATGAACTCACACGACACAGCGATCACCATTACAAAGCTTCCAAAAAATACCAACTCTTAGACTGTCATGAGAAAAGTCCGCAAATGCCTTTTGGCTATCCAACGTCTTTGGTCATGGCACTCATTCCACCGTTATGGTTCAAAGTAATGAACAAGCGTATTCCTGCTGAAATGGTTGCTATTGCCAAATAA
- a CDS encoding transporter: MKNLYTIITILSAQILFAQSPWTQEKGTFYTQLSFTTISNYDEVFGDPNYQTEREITDNTLQLYGEYGISNKTTLLVNLPIKLISTGDVVNGSSFITEDSKTAFGNVSVGLRHQFYNKKWIISGQLNVEANTGSFEASSGIRTGFDAWTFTPTVNFGRSFDKFYVQAFTGIDLRTNDYSNNFKIGGEIGTKVHSKIWLIGFVDIVSSFNDGDVNLPFRNIGTALYVNNQEYGAFGLKAIGEINESFGGILTFGGAFSGNNVPKQAALSIGLYKRL; this comes from the coding sequence ATGAAAAATTTATATACAATTATCACCATTTTATCTGCCCAAATTTTGTTCGCACAGAGTCCTTGGACGCAAGAAAAAGGAACATTTTATACACAACTTTCGTTTACTACGATTTCAAATTATGACGAAGTTTTTGGCGATCCTAATTATCAAACTGAGCGCGAAATTACCGACAATACACTACAATTGTATGGAGAATATGGAATATCGAACAAAACAACGTTGCTTGTAAATCTTCCTATCAAATTAATTAGCACAGGCGATGTCGTCAATGGAAGTTCTTTTATTACTGAAGATTCAAAAACTGCTTTTGGAAATGTTTCGGTGGGTTTGAGACATCAATTTTATAATAAAAAGTGGATTATTTCTGGACAGTTAAATGTAGAAGCCAATACAGGATCGTTTGAAGCGTCTTCGGGAATTCGAACAGGATTTGACGCTTGGACCTTCACGCCTACTGTAAATTTTGGTCGAAGTTTTGACAAGTTTTATGTGCAAGCTTTTACAGGAATTGATTTGAGAACCAACGATTATAGCAATAATTTTAAAATTGGTGGCGAAATTGGCACCAAAGTACATTCAAAAATTTGGCTGATTGGTTTTGTAGATATTGTCAGCTCTTTTAACGATGGTGATGTAAATTTACCGTTCCGTAATATAGGCACTGCTTTGTATGTAAATAATCAAGAATATGGTGCATTTGGCTTGAAAGCTATTGGAGAAATTAACGAATCTTTCGGTGGAATTTTAACCTTTGGCGGCGCATTTTCTGGAAATAATGTTCCAAAACAAGCGGCATTAAGTATTGGTTTGTATAAGCGACTTTAA